From the genome of Leptolyngbya iicbica LK, one region includes:
- a CDS encoding energy-coupling factor transporter transmembrane component T family protein has protein sequence MDLLKTLPIGLYLEEPVTWLHRLDPRVKLFWLFSILVSPILANASWRFFLVGLLMGLTIAALIPLRVWRQQMGWLLFLCTMMLVLTSLLPDGLAIDYLSPVPSPAAIQSVEPFPDQFPPAAFEMPPATGYQYVVFDAWRLTVTQRSLELGIRLSTLLFTLIYGTNLFLLTTASEEVTVAIEVLMRPLRSLKVPVTEIALTVTLALRFIPLVLEETQNLIRSVQTRAINWKKLGFRGSAQVWLAVIERLLKNLLLRAEQTAAAMAVRGFTTPNTHRVKWSELRLRTADFIALVVLVGFWYARVVWGSEGV, from the coding sequence ATGGATCTGCTCAAAACCCTGCCCATTGGCCTCTATCTCGAAGAGCCGGTCACCTGGCTGCATCGCCTCGACCCGCGTGTCAAGCTATTTTGGCTGTTTAGCATTTTGGTCAGCCCCATTTTGGCGAATGCGAGCTGGCGGTTCTTTTTAGTGGGCTTGTTGATGGGGTTGACGATCGCTGCTTTGATTCCCCTGCGGGTGTGGCGGCAGCAAATGGGGTGGTTACTGTTTCTCTGCACCATGATGCTGGTGTTAACCTCACTGCTGCCGGATGGTTTGGCGATCGATTATTTGTCGCCGGTGCCGTCACCAGCCGCGATCCAGAGCGTTGAGCCGTTTCCCGATCAATTTCCCCCAGCGGCGTTTGAGATGCCACCGGCAACGGGTTACCAGTATGTCGTGTTCGACGCTTGGCGACTGACGGTGACCCAGCGATCGCTAGAACTGGGCATTCGCCTGAGTACGCTACTGTTTACGCTCATCTACGGCACCAACTTGTTTTTGCTGACCACTGCGTCGGAAGAAGTGACGGTGGCGATTGAGGTGCTGATGCGTCCACTGCGATCGCTCAAGGTTCCTGTCACCGAAATTGCCCTTACCGTCACGCTGGCGCTACGCTTCATCCCCCTCGTGCTGGAAGAGACGCAAAACCTGATTCGTTCCGTCCAAACCCGTGCCATCAACTGGAAAAAACTCGGCTTTCGGGGCTCCGCGCAAGTGTGGCTCGCGGTCATTGAGCGGTTGTTGAAAAACCTACTGCTTCGGGCTGAACAGACGGCGGCGGCGATGGCGGTACGAGGTTTTACGACTCCGAATACCCACCGCGTGAAATGGTCAGAGCTGCGCTTGCGGACGGCTGATTTTATAGCGTTAGTCGTGCTCGTTGGCTTTTGGTACGCCCGCGTTGTCTGGGGTAGCGAAGGAGTCTGA
- a CDS encoding iron uptake porin, translating into MATIQRLQEEFAAELATLRGRVDALEAETAELRAQQFSTTTKLRGQVDGNLVAPFGETTIQIGGGNTGIDVDTDENLAFTARARLNFDSSFTGDDRLRVRLQAGDNDFSIMNFAGGLANASGTGNLDVVIDDFYYSFGVGDNLDFIVAANSIQTDDFVVSTIVPFDGPGVADPSGPVLYDFDMGGGGFAFGGSAALGDNFVIDAGYSADNGEDGSNDPRDGIAGAASQSYIVQGSYISDGLIDAAVAYMRGNGDGDRNFTDTFAGLLNLDFGQFFVAGTAAWSDNGDDDDFHWMAGAGIEDIFFEGSTLGAYYADLPDYSDRRDPSMFEVYLGVPVNEFLTITPAVIYGDLDTGTLADPGDGSQWYGALRATFSF; encoded by the coding sequence TTGGCTACCATTCAGCGCTTGCAGGAAGAATTTGCAGCTGAATTGGCCACTCTGCGCGGTCGCGTTGATGCGCTGGAAGCTGAGACCGCTGAACTTCGCGCTCAGCAGTTCTCCACCACCACCAAACTGCGTGGTCAGGTCGACGGTAACTTGGTTGCTCCTTTCGGCGAAACCACCATTCAAATTGGTGGTGGCAACACTGGGATTGATGTTGACACTGATGAGAACCTGGCGTTCACCGCTCGGGCTCGCTTGAACTTTGACTCCAGCTTCACTGGCGATGATCGCTTGCGCGTTCGTTTGCAGGCTGGTGACAATGACTTCAGCATCATGAACTTTGCCGGTGGTCTGGCTAATGCTTCTGGCACTGGCAACCTTGATGTCGTCATTGACGACTTCTACTACAGCTTTGGTGTTGGCGATAATCTCGACTTCATCGTGGCTGCTAATAGCATCCAGACTGACGACTTTGTAGTTAGCACCATTGTTCCTTTCGATGGTCCTGGTGTTGCTGATCCTAGTGGTCCAGTCCTGTATGACTTCGACATGGGTGGCGGCGGTTTCGCCTTTGGTGGTAGTGCTGCTCTCGGTGACAACTTCGTTATCGACGCTGGTTACTCCGCTGACAATGGCGAAGACGGCTCCAACGACCCCCGTGATGGTATTGCTGGCGCAGCTAGCCAGTCCTACATCGTCCAGGGTAGCTACATCAGCGATGGTTTGATTGACGCTGCTGTTGCTTATATGCGCGGTAATGGTGACGGTGACAGAAACTTCACTGACACTTTTGCTGGTCTGTTAAACCTTGACTTCGGTCAGTTCTTTGTTGCTGGTACTGCTGCTTGGAGTGACAACGGCGACGACGATGACTTCCATTGGATGGCTGGTGCTGGTATCGAAGACATCTTCTTTGAAGGGTCTACTCTCGGTGCTTACTACGCCGATCTGCCTGACTACAGCGACAGACGCGATCCTTCTATGTTCGAAGTCTACTTGGGTGTGCCGGTCAACGAATTCTTGACCATCACTCCTGCTGTTATCTACGGCGATTTGGACACGGGTACTTTGGCTGATCCTGGTGATGGTAGCCAGTGGTACGGTGCACTCCGTGCAACCTTCTCCTTCTAA
- a CDS encoding iron uptake porin: MMTNKLWKVLLASPVLLGMGFAGSANAQVSTIDELVDVSPTPDNWAFGALQSLVEDYGCIEGDLGTRTYRGNQFMTRYEFAAGLNACLDSIRFLIADGGLDPETLATIQRLQEEFAAELATLRGRVDALEAETAELRAQQFSTTTKLRGQVDAHLVAPFGETTIQIGGGNTGVDVDTDENLAFTARARLNFDTSFTGDDRLRVRLQAADDDFDLLNFAGGLANSDDGALDVEINDFYYSFGVGDNLEFIVAANSIATDDFVVSTIVPFDGPAVADAGTPQLYGFDMGGGGFAVGGSAALGENFVIDAGYSADNGEDGSNDPRDGIAGAAEQSYIIQGSYISDGLIDAAIAYMRGNDGDDRNFTNTYAGLLNLDFDGFFVAGTVAWHDNGDDDDFSWMAGAGFEDLFFEGSTFGAYYADLPDYNDRLDPSMFEVYLGIPVNEFLTITPAVVYGDLDTGTLADPGDGSQWYGVIRTTFEF; this comes from the coding sequence ATGATGACTAACAAATTGTGGAAAGTATTGTTAGCAAGTCCCGTCCTGTTGGGCATGGGTTTTGCTGGTTCGGCTAACGCGCAAGTTAGCACCATCGACGAACTTGTCGATGTTTCTCCGACTCCGGACAACTGGGCCTTCGGCGCTCTGCAGTCCTTGGTTGAAGATTATGGCTGTATTGAAGGTGATCTCGGTACTCGGACTTACCGTGGTAACCAGTTCATGACTCGTTATGAGTTTGCCGCTGGTTTGAACGCTTGTTTGGATTCCATCCGTTTCTTGATTGCTGACGGTGGTCTCGACCCTGAAACTTTGGCTACCATTCAGCGCTTGCAGGAAGAATTTGCAGCTGAGTTGGCCACTCTGCGCGGTCGCGTTGATGCACTGGAAGCTGAGACCGCTGAACTTCGCGCTCAGCAGTTCTCCACCACCACCAAACTGCGTGGTCAGGTTGATGCTCACTTGGTTGCTCCCTTCGGCGAAACCACCATTCAAATTGGTGGTGGCAATACTGGAGTTGATGTTGACACTGACGAGAACCTAGCTTTCACCGCACGGGCTCGCTTGAACTTTGACACCAGCTTCACTGGCGATGATCGCTTGCGGGTTCGTCTGCAGGCTGCCGATGATGATTTCGATCTCTTGAACTTTGCCGGTGGCCTAGCCAACTCTGATGACGGCGCCCTCGATGTCGAAATCAATGACTTTTACTATAGCTTTGGGGTCGGCGATAACCTCGAGTTCATCGTGGCCGCTAACAGCATTGCAACCGATGACTTTGTCGTCAGCACTATCGTTCCTTTTGATGGGCCAGCGGTCGCTGATGCTGGAACGCCTCAACTCTATGGCTTTGATATGGGTGGTGGTGGTTTCGCTGTTGGGGGTAGTGCAGCCCTAGGCGAAAACTTTGTTATCGATGCTGGTTACTCTGCTGACAATGGGGAAGATGGCTCTAACGATCCTCGTGATGGCATTGCGGGTGCGGCTGAGCAATCCTACATTATCCAAGGTAGCTATATCAGCGATGGCTTAATTGATGCCGCGATCGCCTATATGCGCGGTAACGATGGTGATGACAGAAACTTCACTAATACTTACGCCGGTTTGCTGAATCTTGACTTCGACGGCTTCTTCGTTGCGGGCACCGTTGCTTGGCACGATAACGGCGATGACGATGACTTCTCTTGGATGGCCGGTGCGGGCTTTGAAGATCTCTTCTTCGAAGGCTCTACGTTTGGTGCATACTACGCCGACCTACCTGACTATAACGACCGCCTCGATCCCTCTATGTTCGAGGTCTACTTGGGTATTCCAGTCAATGAGTTCTTGACCATTACACCTGCGGTTGTGTACGGCGATTTGGATACGGGTACGTTGGCGGATCCTGGTGATGGTAGCCAGTGGTACGGCGTTATTCGAACAACTTTCGAATTCTAA
- the cysK gene encoding cysteine synthase A — protein MRIADNVTDLIGHTPLVRLNRIPQSEGCQANIVVKLEGMNPSASVKDRIGINMINAAEAAGKIAPGRTTLVEPTSGNTGIALAMAAAAKGYRLILTMPETMSSERRAMLRAFGAELKLTPGLEGMSGCIRCAQKLVNTLPDAYMLQQFSNPANPDIHRQTTAEEIWADTDGTVDMVIAGVGTGGTITGVSEVLKARKPEVQAIAVEPTNSPILSGGHAGPHKIQGIGAGFIPEVLNTEIIDEVITVSDEEAIDYGRRLAREEGLLSGISTGAVLKAAIAVGSRPENAGKLIVMIQPSFGERYLSTPLFQDPELLAPVALN, from the coding sequence ATGCGTATCGCCGACAATGTTACCGACCTCATTGGTCACACTCCGCTCGTTCGCCTTAATCGCATTCCCCAGTCGGAGGGCTGTCAGGCGAATATTGTTGTCAAGCTAGAAGGGATGAATCCCTCGGCGTCGGTGAAAGACCGCATTGGCATCAATATGATTAATGCGGCTGAGGCTGCTGGCAAAATCGCCCCCGGTCGCACCACGCTGGTGGAACCCACCTCAGGCAATACAGGTATTGCGCTCGCGATGGCGGCAGCAGCCAAAGGCTATCGACTGATTTTGACCATGCCTGAAACCATGAGTAGCGAACGACGCGCCATGCTGAGGGCGTTTGGGGCCGAGCTTAAGTTAACTCCCGGCTTAGAGGGCATGTCAGGCTGTATTCGTTGCGCCCAAAAGTTGGTCAACACCCTGCCTGATGCCTATATGTTGCAGCAGTTTTCCAATCCGGCCAATCCTGATATTCATCGCCAAACCACGGCTGAAGAGATTTGGGCGGATACGGATGGCACCGTAGATATGGTGATTGCCGGGGTAGGTACTGGGGGAACCATTACAGGCGTTTCAGAGGTGCTCAAGGCGCGCAAGCCCGAGGTTCAGGCGATCGCGGTGGAACCCACCAACAGTCCGATTTTGTCGGGCGGTCATGCCGGACCTCACAAAATTCAGGGCATTGGTGCGGGCTTCATTCCTGAGGTGCTAAATACCGAGATTATCGATGAGGTAATTACTGTCAGCGATGAGGAAGCCATTGACTATGGACGGCGGCTCGCGCGGGAAGAGGGACTGTTATCGGGGATTTCGACCGGAGCTGTGCTGAAAGCGGCGATCGCAGTCGGTTCGCGTCCCGAAAATGCCGGCAAACTGATTGTGATGATTCAGCCTAGCTTTGGCGAGCGGTATCTGAGTACGCCATTATTCCAAGATCCAGAATTACTAGCGCCAGTTGCACTGAATTAA
- a CDS encoding anthranilate synthase component I yields MLSPWYVRSRPLNGKTGSDIFAALYGRPSSGANTSNRNADWETIATLLESPDQLPPETPQARLARYSICAGPPRCEGDRPLVWTPPVSEILPMLAARLATPHAPTMLLDEQGQPLATQLEPFAGGWLGWLGYDLAWEIETLPTHNTDPLPFPVAFWYEPDTFAILDHVEQQLWLAATQPAKLDAMEQAIATAQIVPLSSPAFAKPLEFASSQATYEAAVRRAKEYIRAGDIFQANLSLRFTTETTTDSWTIYQHLHRINPSPFASYWRTPWGAVVSCSPERLVSLRAGNQGQRAETRPIAGTRPRGASPAADQALAQELLSNRKELAEHIMLVDLERNDLGRVCTWGTVEVDELLALEPYSHVMHLVSNVVGQLAPDKTAIDLIRATFPGGTITGCPKVRCMEIIEELEPWRRSLFYGSCGYLDWRGQLDLNILIRTLLMAPQAQDDSQTVWGQVGAGIVADSEPTREWRESLQKAQAQLLAIGLTDETMTAL; encoded by the coding sequence ATGCTGTCACCGTGGTACGTGCGATCGCGCCCCCTCAACGGCAAAACGGGGTCGGATATTTTTGCCGCGCTATACGGTCGGCCCTCATCCGGTGCCAACACATCGAATCGGAACGCGGACTGGGAGACTATTGCGACCCTGTTGGAAAGTCCTGATCAGCTGCCGCCTGAGACTCCCCAAGCCCGACTGGCTCGCTATTCGATCTGCGCTGGACCGCCCCGGTGTGAGGGCGATCGCCCGCTGGTGTGGACGCCTCCAGTCAGTGAAATTTTGCCGATGCTGGCCGCCCGACTGGCCACCCCCCACGCCCCCACGATGCTGCTGGACGAGCAGGGCCAACCGCTGGCGACCCAACTGGAACCGTTTGCGGGGGGCTGGCTGGGCTGGTTGGGCTATGATCTGGCCTGGGAAATTGAAACGCTGCCGACTCATAATACTGACCCGCTGCCCTTTCCCGTGGCCTTTTGGTACGAGCCAGATACCTTTGCCATTTTGGATCACGTCGAGCAGCAGCTCTGGTTAGCGGCTACGCAACCCGCAAAATTGGATGCAATGGAGCAGGCGATCGCCACTGCCCAAATTGTCCCGCTATCCTCCCCAGCCTTTGCTAAACCCTTGGAATTTGCGTCCTCCCAGGCTACCTACGAAGCTGCTGTGCGCCGGGCCAAGGAATACATTCGCGCAGGCGATATTTTTCAGGCTAATCTATCACTCCGTTTCACCACTGAAACCACCACCGATAGCTGGACGATCTATCAACACCTGCATCGCATTAATCCGTCTCCGTTTGCGAGCTACTGGCGGACGCCGTGGGGAGCTGTGGTGAGTTGCTCGCCAGAGCGCCTGGTCTCTCTCCGGGCTGGCAACCAAGGTCAACGGGCTGAAACTCGCCCGATCGCAGGTACTCGCCCTCGGGGGGCCTCGCCAGCCGCCGATCAGGCCTTAGCGCAAGAACTGCTCAGTAACCGCAAAGAACTGGCGGAACATATCATGCTTGTGGACCTAGAGCGGAATGACTTGGGACGAGTCTGTACCTGGGGTACGGTCGAGGTCGACGAACTGCTGGCGCTGGAACCCTACAGTCACGTGATGCACTTGGTCAGCAATGTCGTGGGGCAGCTTGCACCCGATAAAACGGCGATCGATTTGATACGGGCAACGTTTCCCGGCGGTACAATCACCGGCTGTCCCAAGGTCCGCTGCATGGAAATCATCGAAGAGTTGGAACCCTGGCGGCGCAGCTTATTCTACGGCTCTTGTGGTTATTTGGATTGGCGCGGCCAGCTGGACTTGAATATCTTGATTCGGACCTTGCTGATGGCTCCTCAGGCTCAGGATGACTCACAGACTGTGTGGGGCCAAGTGGGGGCAGGCATTGTGGCCGATAGTGAACCGACCCGAGAGTGGCGTGAGTCGCTGCAAAAAGCGCAAGCCCAGTTGCTCGCGATCGGCCTCACGGACGAAACCATGACCGCTCTGTAA
- a CDS encoding RrF2 family transcriptional regulator — protein sequence MELSSKSEYALLALLELGRGFATGDPMQIRQIAAQQNIPDRYLEQLLATLRRAGFVKSQRGAKGGYLLARSPWQITLYEIVSCIEGFDVAKETATTPQTSEGAVIAEAWEAARQAAEDALRKQTLQDLLDQCKAKQQVDLMYYI from the coding sequence GTGGAACTATCTAGCAAAAGTGAATATGCGCTGTTAGCTTTACTGGAACTGGGACGTGGGTTTGCGACTGGTGACCCGATGCAAATTCGCCAAATTGCGGCTCAGCAAAACATTCCTGATCGCTATCTGGAGCAACTCCTCGCCACGCTGCGGCGAGCGGGTTTTGTCAAAAGTCAACGAGGGGCGAAGGGCGGTTATTTGTTAGCGCGATCGCCCTGGCAAATTACCCTCTATGAGATTGTCAGCTGCATCGAAGGGTTTGATGTAGCTAAAGAGACCGCTACTACGCCACAAACTTCTGAAGGGGCGGTCATCGCTGAGGCTTGGGAAGCGGCTCGACAAGCGGCGGAAGACGCGCTGCGTAAGCAAACCTTGCAGGATTTGTTGGACCAGTGCAAAGCTAAACAACAAGTTGACCTGATGTATTACATTTAG
- a CDS encoding ArnT family glycosyltransferase: protein MKHPPLKSAIPSSLTTHQSQQRELWVAVGWVMLMCGIAFFLGLASVGLVDETEPLFAEASRQMTVTGDWVTPYFNGVTRFDKPPLVYWLMAIGFQIFGAGEWAVRLPSALAATALVGMGFYTLRRFGFSRPELATAITGEMNGTAPQRSRLSQRNLFGSAMIGSAVMALHPETIAWARSGVSDMLLSGCMGIALFTFFLGYAQPEFPQRQRNWYLTAYVFLGLAVLTKGPVGLVLPGLIVLAFLAYVGQLRQGLRELQLVKGAIIFFAITVPWHVLVIAANGQAYIDSFFGYHNVERFTNVVNGHAAPWYFYFLVVAVGFLPWSPFLPWAIARLQSHRRQFWQTQPRSSHLGIFALTWFIVIFGFFTIAVTKLPSYVLPLMPAASVLIGLGWSDRLCPSPQTPTRSGLGFWVSYGLNLLIFGVLAAAALYSPNWMGNDPAMPGLPDLVRESGVMVRAAWIWGIALLVGIGLLLRRRHRWLWSVNLVAFAAFMLLSILPTFQLADQVRQQPLREIAATAIAEQQPEESLYMVGFMKPSLVFYTQAPVTYIERPDELRDTLQAEPTQSALVVGTANELTALNWPGASTPLVTTETYNLVRLSPAE from the coding sequence ATGAAGCATCCTCCCCTCAAGAGTGCCATTCCCTCATCGCTCACTACGCACCAGTCACAGCAGCGAGAACTTTGGGTAGCCGTCGGCTGGGTCATGCTCATGTGCGGCATCGCGTTTTTTCTCGGCTTGGCGAGTGTCGGCCTAGTAGATGAGACTGAACCCCTCTTTGCCGAAGCCTCCCGCCAAATGACCGTCACGGGTGACTGGGTGACACCTTATTTCAACGGGGTGACCCGGTTTGATAAACCACCACTGGTGTACTGGCTGATGGCGATCGGGTTCCAGATTTTTGGCGCGGGGGAATGGGCGGTGCGATTGCCGTCGGCCCTCGCAGCCACGGCGCTAGTGGGCATGGGCTTTTATACCTTGCGTCGATTTGGCTTTTCGCGACCAGAACTGGCCACTGCCATCACGGGAGAGATGAACGGTACCGCTCCACAGCGATCGCGCCTCAGCCAGCGCAACTTATTCGGGTCCGCCATGATCGGCTCTGCCGTCATGGCCCTACACCCGGAAACGATCGCCTGGGCCCGGAGTGGCGTGTCAGACATGCTGCTCTCGGGCTGCATGGGCATCGCCCTATTCACCTTCTTTTTGGGCTATGCCCAACCCGAATTTCCCCAACGTCAGCGCAACTGGTATCTCACTGCTTACGTTTTTCTGGGACTCGCCGTCCTCACCAAAGGTCCGGTGGGCTTGGTGTTGCCGGGTCTCATCGTGCTGGCCTTTTTGGCTTACGTCGGTCAATTACGCCAGGGACTGCGAGAGCTGCAGCTCGTGAAAGGGGCAATCATCTTCTTCGCCATCACGGTGCCTTGGCATGTGCTGGTAATTGCGGCCAACGGACAGGCGTATATCGATTCGTTTTTTGGCTATCACAACGTTGAACGGTTCACCAATGTCGTGAACGGTCATGCGGCTCCCTGGTACTTTTATTTTTTGGTCGTAGCCGTTGGATTTTTGCCCTGGTCGCCTTTTTTACCGTGGGCGATCGCTCGTCTCCAGTCCCACCGTCGCCAGTTTTGGCAAACCCAACCCCGGTCGTCTCACCTGGGGATCTTTGCGTTGACCTGGTTCATCGTAATTTTTGGCTTTTTCACCATTGCGGTGACTAAGCTACCCAGTTATGTCCTGCCCCTGATGCCCGCTGCATCGGTGTTGATCGGGCTCGGTTGGAGCGATCGCCTCTGCCCATCACCACAAACACCAACCAGATCCGGTCTGGGCTTTTGGGTGAGTTATGGCTTGAATCTCTTGATTTTTGGCGTCCTCGCTGCCGCTGCACTCTACAGCCCCAACTGGATGGGCAATGACCCAGCGATGCCTGGTTTACCCGATTTAGTCCGGGAGTCCGGCGTGATGGTGCGGGCCGCCTGGATTTGGGGCATAGCTTTGCTAGTGGGCATCGGCTTACTGCTGCGTCGCCGTCATCGCTGGTTGTGGAGCGTCAATTTGGTGGCCTTTGCCGCCTTTATGTTGCTGTCAATTTTGCCCACCTTTCAGTTAGCGGATCAGGTGCGCCAACAGCCTCTGCGCGAGATTGCGGCGACCGCGATCGCCGAACAGCAACCAGAGGAGTCCCTTTATATGGTTGGGTTTATGAAACCCTCCCTGGTTTTCTATACTCAAGCCCCCGTCACCTATATCGAACGCCCAGACGAGTTGCGCGATACGCTGCAGGCAGAGCCGACCCAATCGGCACTGGTGGTTGGTACCGCAAACGAACTTACAGCGCTCAATTGGCCTGGCGCATCAACCCCATTGGTCACCACTGAAACGTATAACCTGGTGCGTCTGTCCCCCGCCGAATAG
- a CDS encoding J domain-containing protein — MTARSVETDHYRTLKIAETATQQEIKQSYRRLAKALHPDTQSDPGDAESIKRLNAAYEVLGDPQSRSDYDRDRRAQQAGFQSESQIRDRANRTAQSQAHYQQRRQAAQAADDAFATWVSKVYNPVDRLIAKILNPLKAEIRSLSGDPFDDELMENFQSYLEGCRDNLEKARTKFQSVSNPSSTAGVAANLYYCLNQLEDGIEEMERYTYCYEESYLHTGQELFRISAKLRREAKDKLKVASR; from the coding sequence ATGACTGCGAGATCCGTTGAGACTGATCACTACCGCACGCTGAAGATTGCAGAAACTGCGACTCAGCAAGAAATCAAGCAGTCCTATCGACGACTAGCGAAGGCGCTGCATCCAGATACCCAGAGTGATCCAGGGGATGCCGAGAGCATCAAGCGTTTGAACGCCGCTTACGAAGTGTTGGGCGACCCGCAGTCGCGTTCAGATTACGATCGCGATCGCCGCGCGCAACAGGCCGGTTTCCAGTCTGAAAGTCAGATTCGCGATCGGGCCAACCGCACGGCCCAATCGCAGGCCCACTATCAGCAACGGCGACAGGCCGCTCAAGCGGCGGACGATGCTTTTGCGACTTGGGTCAGCAAAGTCTATAACCCGGTGGACCGCCTCATTGCGAAAATCCTCAATCCGCTCAAGGCCGAAATTCGGTCACTGTCGGGCGATCCCTTCGACGATGAGCTGATGGAAAACTTCCAGAGCTATCTCGAAGGCTGTCGGGACAATTTGGAAAAAGCACGGACGAAGTTTCAATCTGTCTCTAATCCGTCTAGCACCGCAGGCGTAGCGGCCAATCTTTACTATTGCCTCAACCAGCTTGAAGACGGCATTGAGGAAATGGAGCGCTATACCTACTGCTATGAGGAAAGCTATTTGCACACTGGGCAAGAGCTATTTCGTATTTCGGCCAAGCTGCGGCGGGAAGCGAAAGACAAGTTGAAGGTAGCGAGCCGTTGA
- the der gene encoding ribosome biogenesis GTPase Der: MPLPIVAIIGRPNVGKSTLVNRLAGVQEAIVYDTPGVTRDRTYKPAFWADRDFLVVDTGGLIFDDDTEFLPYIREQAMLALSEASAAIMVVDGQEGPTASDLEIAQWLRQQHSVPVFLAVNKCESPDQGLIQAAQFWELGLGEPYAVSGIHGNGTGELLDELVSHLPPPEAIEEPEEIRVAIVGRPNVGKSSLLNAFVGENRAIVSPVSGTTRDAIDMLVERDDKRYRLIDTAGIRKKKNVDYGPEFFGINRAFKAIRRADVVLLVIDAIDGVTEQDQKLAGRIEEDGRACVVVVNKWDAVDKDSHTIYEYDRTIGSKLYFMEWAKRIYTSAMTGQRVPNILDLVDQAVAEHRRRVSTSVVNEVLEEAVGWHTPPTTRQGRQGRIYYGTQVTARPPTFALFVNDPKLFGESYRRYIEKQFRQNLGFEGSPIRLLWRGKKMRDLERQSANRATKV; encoded by the coding sequence ATGCCTCTTCCCATCGTTGCAATTATTGGTCGCCCCAATGTGGGCAAGTCTACTCTCGTGAATCGGCTGGCGGGGGTGCAAGAGGCGATCGTCTACGACACGCCGGGGGTGACCCGCGATCGCACCTACAAGCCCGCCTTTTGGGCCGATCGGGACTTCTTGGTGGTGGATACCGGAGGGCTGATCTTTGACGACGATACGGAATTTTTGCCCTACATTCGCGAGCAGGCGATGCTGGCTCTGAGTGAAGCCAGTGCGGCTATCATGGTCGTCGATGGTCAAGAAGGGCCGACCGCATCCGATCTCGAAATTGCCCAGTGGCTGCGGCAACAGCATTCCGTGCCTGTCTTTCTCGCGGTGAACAAGTGCGAATCGCCAGATCAAGGATTGATTCAAGCCGCGCAGTTTTGGGAGTTGGGATTGGGCGAACCTTATGCCGTTTCGGGCATTCACGGCAACGGCACAGGCGAACTGCTGGATGAACTGGTGAGCCATCTGCCGCCCCCGGAAGCCATTGAGGAACCGGAAGAGATTCGGGTTGCGATTGTGGGCCGCCCCAACGTGGGCAAATCCAGTTTGTTGAATGCGTTTGTGGGGGAAAATCGCGCGATCGTCAGTCCGGTCTCGGGGACGACGCGCGATGCGATCGACATGCTGGTGGAGCGAGATGACAAGCGCTATCGCTTGATTGATACCGCTGGCATCCGGAAGAAAAAGAATGTGGATTATGGCCCCGAATTTTTTGGCATCAACCGAGCGTTCAAAGCGATTCGCCGGGCGGATGTGGTGCTGCTAGTGATTGATGCGATCGATGGCGTTACTGAACAAGATCAGAAACTGGCGGGACGCATTGAAGAGGATGGTCGCGCCTGCGTTGTGGTGGTGAATAAGTGGGATGCGGTGGACAAAGACTCCCACACGATTTATGAATACGATCGCACCATTGGCAGCAAGCTCTATTTCATGGAATGGGCCAAGCGGATTTATACCAGCGCCATGACTGGGCAGCGCGTGCCGAATATTCTCGACTTAGTAGATCAAGCTGTAGCAGAGCATCGCCGCCGCGTCAGCACCTCAGTGGTTAACGAAGTGCTGGAAGAAGCGGTCGGTTGGCATACGCCCCCCACCACGCGGCAGGGCCGGCAAGGCCGGATTTATTACGGCACCCAGGTCACGGCGCGACCGCCTACATTTGCACTGTTTGTGAATGATCCGAAACTGTTTGGTGAGAGCTATCGCCGCTATATTGAGAAACAGTTTCGTCAAAACTTAGGCTTTGAAGGCAGCCCGATTCGGCTATTGTGGCGAGGTAAGAAAATGCGGGATCTGGAACGTCAAAGTGCCAACCGCGCGACGAAAGTGTAA